GAAATTAAAGTCGTGTTTTTAAGGTGCACAGGTGGTAAAGTTGGTGCCACATCAGCTCTGGCCCCCAAAATTGGTCCCTTGGGTCTGTCTCCCAAAAAGGATGGTGATGACACTGCCAAAGCAACTGGTGACTGGAAAGGGCTAAGAATCACAGTGAAACTTAGCATTCAGAACAGACAGGCCCAGATTGAGGTTATGCCTTCTGCCTCAGCCTTGATCATCAAAGCCCTAAAGGAACCTCCTCGGtacagaaagaagcagaaaaatattaaacacaatgGAAACATCACTTTCTATGAGATTGTCAACATTGCTCAACAGATGAGGCACCGATCTTTGGCAAGAGATCTTTCTGGAACCATTAAAGAGATACTTGGAACAGCCCAGTCTGTGGGCTGCAACATTGACAGCAaacaccctcatgatgtcatt
This region of Trichosurus vulpecula isolate mTriVul1 chromosome 3, mTriVul1.pri, whole genome shotgun sequence genomic DNA includes:
- the LOC118842153 gene encoding 60S ribosomal protein L12-like, producing MPPKFDPNEIKVVFLRCTGGKVGATSALAPKIGPLGLSPKKDGDDTAKATGDWKGLRITVKLSIQNRQAQIEVMPSASALIIKALKEPPRYRKKQKNIKHNGNITFYEIVNIAQQMRHRSLARDLSGTIKEILGTAQSVGCNIDSKHPHDVIDDIDSGAVECPAG